In the Telopea speciosissima isolate NSW1024214 ecotype Mountain lineage chromosome 2, Tspe_v1, whole genome shotgun sequence genome, one interval contains:
- the LOC122652946 gene encoding protein ROOT HAIR DEFECTIVE 3 homolog 2-like: protein MGDECCATQLIDGDGEFNISGLENFVKTVKVAECGLSYAVVAIMGPQSSGKSTLLNHLFHTNFREMDAFRGRSQTTKGIWMAKCVGIEPCTIAMDLEGTDGRERGEDDTAFEKQSALFALAVSDIVLINMWCHDIGREQAANKPLLKTVFQVMMRLFSPRKTTLLFVVRDKTKTPLEHLEPILREDIQKIWNSVSKPPAHKDTPISEFFNVEVTALSSFEEKEEQFKEQVAQLRQRFFHSIAPGGLAGDRRGVVPASGFAFSAQQIWKVIRENKDLDLPAHKVMVATVRCEEIANEKLSHLTSDEGWLVLEEAVQTGPVSGFGKKLSSLLETYLSEYDMEAIYFDEGVRNAKRELLQSKALHFVYPAYQNMLGHLRSKSLNNFKNGLEKSLYKGEGFSASVCICIQSCMHEFDDGCADAAVKQATWDASKIREKLRRDVEAHVASVRTAKLSEIVANYEKQLTEALAQPVESLFDTAGNDTWASIRKLLNRESETAVSGFSTAIAGFELDQAMFDKMVQNIRDFARGVVDKKAREEAGKVLIRMKDRFSTIFSHDNDSMPRVWTGKEDIKAITKAARAASLKLLSVMAVIRLDEKPDKIEATLFSSLMDGTVAVSASQERGIGTSTDPLASSTWEEVPPNSTLVTPVQCKSVWRQFKIETEYTVTQAMSAQEAHKQSNNWLPPPWAILAMIVLGFNEFMVLLKNPLYLLALFIIYLLSKALWVQLDVTGAFRNGTLAGLISISSKFLPTMMNLMRKLAEEAQGGPTPEPPRSAPSVTDHSFQNQTQRTNSVTDSVPDSSESSNVVTTESSVGYSSPLTHRRSTNTEEPEHI from the exons GGAAGAGCACCCTATTAAACCATCTTTTCCATACGAATTTCAGGGAGATGGATGCATTCAGAGGAAG GAGTCAAACCACCAAGGGCATTTGGATGGCAAAGTGTGTTGGCATTGAGCCTTGCACTATTGCGATGGATTTGGAGGGTACTGATGGGAGAGAAAGAGGCGAG GATGATACTGCCTTTGAGAAACAGAGTGCCCTATTTGCTTTGGCGGTTTCAGACATTGTACTAATAAACAT GTGGTGCCATGATATTGGTCGGGAACAGGCTGCCAACAAACCTCTTCTTAAGACAGTGTTTCAG GTCATGATGCGCCTATTTAGCCCTCGCAAAACGACACTGCTATTTGTTGTTCGTGACAAAACAAAG ACTCCGCTTGAGCATTTAGAGCCAATTCTAAGGGAAGATATTCAGAAG ATATGGAACAGTGTTTCTAAACCCCCAGCCCATAAGGACACTCCTATCAGTGAATTTTTCAAT GTGGAGGTTACTGCTTTATCCAGTTTCGAAGAGAAGGAAGAGCAGTTCAAAGAGCAG GTTGCACAATTGCGGCAGCGATTTTTCCATTCTATTGCTCCGGGAGGGCTTGCTGGAGACAGACGGGGTGTTGTCCCTGCTTCGGGATTTGCCTTCAGTGCCCAGCAGATATGGAAAGTTATAAGAGAGAATAAAGATCTTGACCTCCCTGCTCACAAG GTGATGGTCGCTACCGTTCGATGTGAAGAGATTGCCAATGAGAAGCTCAGTCACTTGACCTCAGATGAG GGCTGGCTAGTGCTGGAGGAAGCTGTTCAAACTGGGCCGGTATCAGGTTTTGGGAAAAAGCTCAGTTCACTTTTAGAGACTTATCTTTCTGA ATATGACATGGAGGCTATCTACTTTGATGAAGGTGTAAGAAATGCAAAGCGGGAACTGTTGCAGTCAAAGGCATTGCAT TTTGTTTATCCTGCTTACCAAAACATGTTGGGGCATCTGCGTTCTAAATCTCTCAATAATTTCAAGAATGGATTGGAAAAGTCACTCTATAAAGGAGAAGGATTCTCTGCATCTGTTTGTATTTGCATTCAGTCCTGCATGCATGAGTTTGATGATGGATGTGCAG ATGCTGCTGTAAAGCAGGCTACATGGGATGCTTCAAAAATTCGAGAAAAGCTTCGTCGAGATGTTGAAGCACATGTAGCATCTGTCCGTACTGCAAAGTTGTCAGAAATAGTAGCCAACTATGAG AAACAACTTACAGAAGCACTTGCCCAACCTGTAGAATCTTTATTTGACACTGCTGGAAATGACACCTGGGCATCAATAAGGAAACTTCTTAATCGTGAGAGTGAAACCGCTGTATCAGGGTTCTCAACTGCTATTGCTGGTTTTGAGTTGGATCAAGCAATGTTTGATAAAATGGTGCAGAACATACGGGACTTTGCAAGAGGTGTGGTGGATAAGAAAGCAAGAGAAGAAGCTGGGAAAGTTCTAATTCGTATGAAGGATAG GTTTTCAACAATCTTCAGTCATGACAATGATTCGATGCCTAGGGTTTGGACCGGGAAGGAAGATATTAAAGCAATAACAAAAGCTGCTCGTGCTGCG TCTCTGAAGCTTTTATCTGTAATGGCTGTCATTCGCTTGGATGAAAAACCAGACAAGATTGAGGCTACACTTTTTTCATCTCTTATGGATGGAACAGTAGCTGTTTCTGCTTCCCAGGAGAGGGGAATAGGAACCTCTACAGATCCTCTAGCTTCAAGCACATGGGAGGAG GTTCCTCCAAATAGTACACTAGTTACACCAGTGCAATGTAAGTCTGTGTGGAGACAgttcaaaattgaaacagagTATACTGTCACTCAAGCCATGTCTGCACAG GAAGCTCACAAGCAGAGTAACAACTGGTTACCTCCACCATGGGCAATTCTTGCAATGATTGTTCTTGGATTTAATGAATTTATGGTTCTTTTAAA GAATCCTCTCTATCTCTTGgcattatttattatttatttattgtccAAAGCCCTATGGGTACAGCTTGATGTTACAGGGGCATTCCGCAATGGCACA CTTGCAGGGCTTATTTCTATTTCATCAAAATTTCTTCCCACCATGATGAACCTTATGAGGAAACTAGCCGAAGAAGCCCAAGGTGGTCCAACTCCTGAACCACCCAGATCAGCCCCATCTGTAACTGACCACAGTTTCCAAAATCAGACACAGAGAACAAATTCTGTAACAGATTCAGTTCCAGATTCATCTGAATCATCTAATGTCGTGACAACTGAAAGCAGTGTTGGGTATTCAAGTCCACTGACACATAGACGATCTACAAACACTGAAGAGCCAGAGCATATTTGA